The genomic region tggaaagcatctgctgtgtactaACATCTGATAGATGTCTTTAAGATTTCCATTTTACatgcattctaaatcataaacataaaTTTAATAGGAAACATCTTATAGACAtactgcagatgagcaaacaatAATACGTTtggcagatgtaaatgcagatgtCTCTGTGGTGTACTCTGTGTGCTATCAGTGAAATGAAGAATCACAAAATGATGCAGCATGATTTTACAAAGTCATCATTAAAAAGACAAGATACATAGCAGTATATAAAAATTCTGCTTATCTTGTTAGCTCTACTTCTAAATACAGATATGAAAATAGGCCTTTGTTTGAGTGGCATATTTTAGGTCAAACTTCTCCTCATTAAAGGCTGGGCCTCGTCTCTGCAGACTGACTCTGTGTCACACTGTTTTCCCATCAGGTGCCTCTGAAACTCTGGATACATGTCTTCATTGTTCTGCTGAAGAGAAGACACTTTTACATCCTACACAAATACAGCATTTCAATTATGTGTTGCAGCTGTTCGTATGTACTGATAAGGTATTGCTATGGTTGTATGATTGCACACAACGCTCTAGGAAGTACAGCATAACTCATTTCAATTCATctgaagggaagtcgtggcctaatggttagaaagtcggactcccaatcgaaaggttgtgagttcgagtcccgggccggcaggaattgtaggtggggggagtgcatgtacagttctctctccaccctcaataccatgacttaggtgcccttgagcaaggcatcgaacccccaactgctccccgggcgccgcagcataaatggctgcccactgccccgggtgtgtgttcacagtgtgtgtgtgtgtgttcactgctctgtgtgtgtgcatgtcggatgggttaaatgcagagcacaaattctgagtatgggtcaccatacttggctgaatgtcacgtcactttcatcttCCAGTAAAGTTGTGTATGTACATTGTCTCTgtacagagctgggtagtaactgattacatgtaatcaagaAAAAGTAAAGGTGCTTTTACAACAGAGGGAAGGGTTCTAACAGTGTGTCTCACCTGGCTGGGCTGATTTGGTAGTAACTTTGCGATAAGTTCTCTGATGTTGGCAAAAGTCGGACGCAGGGTTGGTTCCAGGCTCCAGCACATTTTCATTATTGTGTACCTACAGGAGGTCAAGTCACTTGATGAATATAGATttgcttattatttattatttctttctcAGAACTTTATGAATGCTTTAAAACTCACATTTCTTGAGGGGCGAAATCTGGTTGTGGCATGTGATAACCGTCTTTAATCATCTTATAGAACTGTGCATCAATCACAACATTGGGATAAGGACTCATACctaaaaacagaaaacacagtAACACcaacaaaatattgatatttgaaGTTTTACGGTTTTCTACATTTTCTTCAGTTCatgtcttcttcatcttctttgttttttgttttttttacatgttaaaaAAGACAATTCACCTACCCAGAGAAAAGATCTCCCACAAAAGCACCCCGTATGACCAGACATCACTCTGTACCGTGTAAAGACATTCAAATATGCTTTCAGGTGACATCCATTTTACTGGCAGCCGTGCCTGCAGAACCAATACAACACAGTGTACAAAAAAAGGagtaatatttttgattaaatgactTTTAGAGTAGatgtaaaaaaggaaaaatatgttTACCAACTGCTACTCTAAAATCTAAACATATCATATCTTTTTTGTATGAAATGAAgagtatggaagcctgtttccgccacaaaaaaaaaaaaaaacttctgagaACAAATGCCATAATTGTGTggtataaactcaaaattgtgattTTGCACAATTGCGAGTTAAAAGCCAGAGTAGCAAGATATAATATtgcttttgtgtatatatatatatatatagagagagagagagagagagagagagagagagagagagagagagagattctgacATTTTTgttgcaattgtgactttatatcccTCGATTCTGACttctaaaaaaattttaattgtaagaaaaatgtcaaaataataaatgaaaataataaaatagagaaaataatGGAGAAAATATAGAATACAAAGTCAgaataattgtaattgttttctgcaatgttgttACGTTTCAGCTACACAAAGTATCTGAGTGGATTTGgtgtttcatattaataattaaataataaggagtgtttttattttattttattttttttgctttaaatgacaaTATTTATAAGTACTGTCAAAGACTAAGGAATGCTCTAAAGAGACTTTGGTACAGTGTGCTatatttcagaagaaaaaaaagactgcTGTGTATAATGTTATATGCTTATGTCTTGACTCTGAATTACGAATTATGAAATAACTTTGAAATCCAATCTGGCCCCTCagactaaaatacatttttaaatgtcagattttaattaaaattaagatttttcttttctttctgtgtGAACAATAGCTTGGGGTTTTACAGTAACTATTTTGGAATCTGTTCTTAATTAGATTTGTTGGGGATTTGTGGCGTGTTCACTCTAACATTAGCATAGTGTCACAGTGTGCAGTGGCACAAATCAAGGAAAAGATTGGTTTTTAATTCAAAACAGTGTGTGTTCTGGTATGTTTAGTGATGTATTGATTCAGAATGCACAATTGCTGTACATACTAAACTGTTAATTTAATCTTAAAAAGAATACATGAAAAAACAAATAACTTACATTCCCCTTTACAACATAATTCAAGTCATTCATAATGTCTCGTGCAAGTCCAAAATCACAGATCTTGACAACGCGGCAGTCGGCCACAAGAACATTCCGTGCAGCCAAATCTCTGTGAATACACTGAGCATAAAGAGCTTTAGAAAATAACCATCTCACTAATCTTCCCCAATATGAGTCATACTGTAAGCTTTGGTATTCTTAAAGAAATTGTTAACccaaaaaattcaaatttttttagtgTAATAAAATCAGTATATACAACTTTGACACTAATCATGCTGCAAATGATTACTTTATGTGAAGAACACATTAAATTCTTACTCCAAAAATCACATTGAGTACAAAAATGGCATATTAATGTCAACGATTATTGTGTCTAATAACCAAACATGCCGAAAGCAGTGCATCCAATGGTGGCCAATGTGCATTACAAGTAAGACAAATGACATAATAAGAttatttttcaagtaactagtaacgaaATCCATTACTTTTAAacttgaaacttctaaattacTTTTTCTTATAAGTAATTTAGGGGTATTAAGGcttattaaattcatttttggtgtgaaagggcctttacagttgccaaaaatataactttagtgggttttgttattaaaaataaataacgaaGCCCAACTCAGGTGACAAAAAGTATTGCAAAAataacataatgcattactttccagaaaaaagtcttaattagttactttttatggagtaacgcaatattgtaacgcattaattttaaaagtaactttcctcaACACTGAGACGGCAATTAAAAAGgtatgtatatatagtatatataaatatatatacacacacacacacacacacacacactactataAATCACAAcaaaatttcttaaaataaatataaaaagtttatAACACTGTATATAACcaagaaatattacatttttggagGCTAGGAACTCCATTCCCTTTGCCACTTGATAGGAGAATTTCAGTAAATCAATGTTATCCAGTGACCATGGATCCTTCCCTCCTTCATTACAAGATTCTGTTGAAACAGAccaactttttaaatgatttctttaCTGGAAATATTTCGAAGGCCATTACCTTTGTTACTTTACCTTGACAAAGGTCTTTTGACATCTGTGTTGATTGTGCATCCTTGTAGCTCTCTGAGCCAGAGTTAGTCATCCTATGAGAAGGTGTAAATGATTGACAATAAAAGAGACTCTACAAGCAAAGCTCATTTAGCCACGGAAATATCTGCAAAGGTATAAGCCTGACGCTGACATTAACATACCCTGTCGAATGGTTCTGTTGGATCGCCACATTCTTGTACAGGTTTGAGTTCTCTGGGAAGCTCTGAACACCAAGGTTATTGTTCACAAATGTTTCTGCTCGTTGCCGCAGGAAGTTGAGGAGGTCACCTTGACAGCAGTACTCCGTGATCATCAGCATCGGTCCTACATCAGACCAAAGTCAAAATCAGAGATCAACCAAcatagttctttttattttatatgctactGATATGCAATAtgattttgtgtatatatatatatagagagagagagagagagagagagagagagatttaatttaatcgtatccaaaataacagattttgtttgcataatatatgtgtgtgtactgtgtatattttttaatgtatatgtacatacaatatatatattttaaaaattacatgtatttgcatacattatatgtaattatatatatagaatttacatattcatataatttatagtataaataaatatattaaataaacataaccTATTTTTCTgagatatatacatgcatgtgtgtgtatttatatatacataataaatatagactgcacacatacatatatattacgtaaacaaaaacgtttattttggatgtgattaatcaccattaatcgtttgacagcactctatatatatatatgtatatatatatatacatatatatatatatatatatatactttcaatGGAAGTGTCTGCAAATAGATTACTTAATCATGTTTCTTTCAAAATATGAtgatcataatgatttttttaatttaaaaaatgtaaaaatatgactTTGACTTACCACCCTGAGTACAAGCCCCCAGCAGATTGACTATGTTTTCATGCGGTCCAATATAATTTAAGATCTTCAACTCAGACATGAGTGCCTCTTTTTCTTCAAAGTGAGCACTAGCTGTTTGGTTCAGAAAAGAATGTTTTTGTAAGGTTTTCTCATTAAGAGGCACAAAATATATGTGTAGGACTGATTTTTAGTCCATCTCCCTCCCTGTACATAATAGCTGTATTTTAGTACCCTGACTACATTGCAAGTACAGTAAGTATCAGTTCATTTAATTATAATGGACATTTGCAAGCAGTGATTTTGTGCAAACTCAAACAGTCACGTGATCCTCTGCGTGGGCATTTAGACTTATTACCACCAGAAGACCATGGGTTGTGTTTGATGGTGGATAACTGGAATAATGAGCTGCGCCCTCTACTTTACAGAtgagaatttacatttccttcagcctgacaTTTTACTTTTGATGTGATCGGGCTTTTATATTTAccagaaatataactttttatttaaaaaaaaataagcaagtCCAGCCCAGATCAGAAAAGGgaatgcaaaagtaatgtaacacataactttccataaaaagtaactaaataacatgtttttttagtAAGTagtgcaatattgtaatgcattacttttaaaaatacatttcccCAACACTTACGCTTGAGCATTTTCACTGCCACTCGTGTGAAGCTTTCGTCCTTGACAAGCCCATAAGCAGTTGCTTGCACCACCTTCCCAAAAGCTCCAGCTCCTAAAACTTGTCCTGAAGTAAAAGCAATGGCTCGTTTGTTGTAGTAGctcttattattaataacaaaaacacCATTATAACATAAAACAGTGAGCATAATCGAGGTTACAGTACCAAGCTTCAGCTTATTTCGAGGAAACTCCAGTTTTTTGTCGTATGGAAGCTGAGTGGGGTCAATGAATGTGTAGTGGTTCCCTTCATTGGCTTCAATGATTTTCCAGTGGATTTCATACTTGTGTgccttaaaaaaagaaagtggtATCAAAGTGGTGCTATTCACTGCATATGAGTACAACTAAAGAAATACCTTTCTGTGCTTGTAGAAGAGGATCAACATCCCTAATATCGCCAAACACAAGGCTCCAATGAGAACAACAGTGATCCACACTGAAATTGACCATACTGATGCAGTATTGAGGAGATCTATACACAGAAAAAGATGAGAATCAGATGACGGCTCCAtttcaaatgcacaaaaacatgctaaatgtttgcatttttctTACGTGAAATTTTAAAAGTGAAGGTATCACGATGTTCTCCAGCAATATTTGTAGCCACACACTCAAAGGTTAAAGTAGTATTTGCATCGGTCACTGGTAAGACGCTCTTCACCAGCACTGGTTCATACTCTCTGACGTCTCCCAAAGTGGACTGGGTGGCCATCAATTCCACAGCTGCTGTTTGGTTAGAACTACACCTGTAAAATCAGAAAATTAGAGCAATCTCGGACATATCTTTTAAAACATACTATGTTACTTTACATCTCAAACAAAGGCAATACTTCCCATTTTGGTGTCCACATCAGTTTACAAAAGATATTGTCAAAATGTCTAATgtctaaaatgacaaaatatgggTGAAATAATGTTCCATTGTCATTCAGAGtaacatttatgtaaaaaaattacacaacacttattatgaccagtacttattaaaatatatcaaagaaaaagtGACCATActaaatttgattatattttgaatgattttgctGATAATGGGTAAAACCTTGTGTTTTGAATGAAGGCAAAGACTAGTAACGATTTAAATTTACAGTTAATTATCCACTTGTGATCCTTAAAAATAGTCATTTAATGACAACATCTAATGATTCTGGTTATTAATAAGACTGATAAGATTTTTTGGTATATGAACTATTGTTacactgaattacattttaatgggTGTTTTCtgtaaatcataataaaaatgcatgacGGGCATTATTTATTActtagaagaaaaaataaataggaCACATCCTAGTGTATCGGGGTGGGGTTAACTAAATATAAAGCAGTGTTAAATTTCAAAATCATTGCTTTAATGCTTGAAAAGCTCTTTTTGTTTTTGACCGCTATATGCACTGTTCTGTATATGAGATCCGAGTTCCAAAAAATGACACATACATAGCTCTGGCATCTTCACACTGGAACCACTGGATCCTGGGTATTGGATAACCAGCTGCCATACAAGAGGCAATGCCATTTTCCCACTCAATGAAAGTATTGGGCTTCTCTGTATGTTGGAAAGAAAACATGATCAAaccacatttttgttcatttatgaGATTAGTATGTTCTCTGTTAAGCAACTGCACTTACGGTAGACATGAACTGTGAAAATGATTGAGGCATTGACACTGGCACTCCTGGCGGTGAAGATGAAGTGACCATTATCTTGTGCTCCAACTTTTCTCAGCACCATTGTGGTCATATAGCTGTCGCTGTCAAAAATGAATCCATGATTACTGTCACTTAAAATGAAGGTTGCTCTTGTTAAATGATTCTGGTTCTCATTTCCCAAAAGTACTATGAATCTAAGTAGAATCATCTTATGATTCATCTTATTTTTGCTTCCGTTTCCCAAAGCTATCGCAACGTAATTAAGTGCTCTTTAGTGAGAGCATCAAAAGGAGATAAGGATTTCTGTAGACACCTATGATCTCCAGACCCACATACTTTTTATGGATCGGATCTAgaatcagataataaaaataattctaagAACAGAAACTAATGAACTTACTTGTTATTAATCCTGTTAAATGTCTCCTCGTGCGTGTGATTCGATTTGGGAGTCTTCCAACATGTCTGTTTCACTTCTGGATATGCTTCAATTTGCACAGCAAGTTCAACCTTATCCCCTTGCATCACCTCAATATCTGTTCCATTCACCTTGTATTCAGAGGACAGGATGGGTTTAAACTGAATGTAGGGTTTATCTGAAAGAAGACACCGAGACCACCGAGCTTAAACACAATTTCACAAATAAAGCTTACATAAAACCACTCTACGTCATGAAGAAACCATACCTACAACTTTGAGAACGGCTGTCACACTGTTTCTTCCTGCTCGATTTTGGCCAGTGCAGGTTAAATTCCCTGCATCGGACATGTTTACTTGATGAATGGTTAATAGACTGATGAAGCAAATTCGTTCACATCCTTTGTCtctgtttattttataattcagGACCTGATTAGGACAGATCATGTAAACAAGTTCTTTAATCAAACATTCAAAACAATCTGGCATCATATTTACTGACAATCAGGAACTGAGATGGATTCAGAGGAACTGAACAGCCTGGTTTTGAATTGAAAACATGCAGGACTATACTGTATGCTTTTATAAGAAAACCACTGAAACAAATGGTTGACACAACCCACAGCGCTTTCAGGGAAAACACTCATAATCCTGCATCTTTTGCTGCGGTCTGCATTGCATCAACCGTTTGCATCAGTGatttttctcattaaaaaaacTTGTAATGTTTTGTAACGGTTCTTGGGGTTATGTCTTGGTCTAGATCCTGAAGGGGTCTAGTCTTGGTCTGGTTCTAGAACAGTGAGAGAACAGGTTCACACATTGCTGAACTCGGCCAGCACTGAGCTAGTAGACAAGTCCAGGACCTTCACGTTTGTTTAGGGACAGCACAGACAAGATCTTGAACAGTGCTGGGCAGATTACTTACAGATTGTAGTCCGTTGttgattacaaattaaattacatgGCAAAAATCTGAGTTATTAACATAATCTGGGTTACACTTATTAGGTAATGTAATTTGTAAATTTGTGGActgttttgatttaaataataataataatgattataataatgtgctgtgtatatttatatggatttatataaatgcacacataaatgtacatatttatgaaatatttccatttatatttaaatattcatatttatatgtgatttatattatacataaataatatgtatataatattatatataaataataacatatataatatgtgttcctgtagctcaagtggtagagtatTGCGTTAAcaagcgcaatgttgggggttcgattccccaggaacacatgataggtcaaaattgatagcctgaattcactttggataaaagcgcctgctaaatgcataaatttaatgtaattttaaatatatattacatatatacaaaATTCGACagcaccaatatatatatatatatatatatgtatatatatatatatatatatatatatatatagccttaaATAATGAACTGATACACAATATGTCAGAGTACGCCTACTGAAACTGATAGTGAGCAGAAATAGTTGCTCCATAAGAGATTCTGTAATAATTCATCGGAAAATAGTACAAAAGAAACTTTGATGCTAAAGTATGTGTGCTGTATAAAATCATAGCTTTATGAATTGCAACAAATTAAATTCtcccaaaaaaaaatacaaattcacgAAACTCTCCATTTACATGCAACTGTGGAAGCAACTAAAGTTTAAACTGTGATTGTTATGAATTTTTTAGAatcaaaaataaactaaaatacaaaattaaaaaaaaactgccaaAGCAAG from Carassius carassius chromosome 47, fCarCar2.1, whole genome shotgun sequence harbors:
- the csf1rb gene encoding macrophage colony-stimulating factor 1 receptor 1 isoform X3, producing the protein MLCIALLIAVLPCMAKEFPAPVIKLDSYPLNQSEVVWSANKPFILSCDGQADIIWKTRLRKHQKQVSRETLTVKRPTTEYTGTYRCSYKNQTDLYSEIHIYVKDSVKAFTTPQSLIIIQKEGSNYLLDCLVTNPESTEFSLQMANGSAVPSKMNYTADPKRGILVRNLQPSYSGYYVCTVKINGVQKKSDVFQIEIIEKTQKPPAVSLPANRYVRIVGETLHIPCHAENQDHSYNITWTSSEKVLNYKINRDKGCERICFISLLTIHQVNMSDAGNLTCTGQNRAGRNSVTAVLKVVDKPYIQFKPILSSEYKVNGTDIEVMQGDKVELAVQIEAYPEVKQTCWKTPKSNHTHEETFNRINNNDSYMTTMVLRKVGAQDNGHFIFTARSASVNASIIFTVHVYQKPNTFIEWENGIASCMAAGYPIPRIQWFQCEDARAMCSSNQTAAVELMATQSTLGDVREYEPVLVKSVLPVTDANTTLTFECVATNIAGEHRDTFTFKISHLLNTASVWSISVWITVVLIGALCLAILGMLILFYKHRKAHKYEIHWKIIEANEGNHYTFIDPTQLPYDKKLEFPRNKLKLGQVLGAGAFGKVVQATAYGLVKDESFTRVAVKMLKPSAHFEEKEALMSELKILNYIGPHENIVNLLGACTQGGPMLMITEYCCQGDLLNFLRQRAETFVNNNLGVQSFPENSNLYKNVAIQQNHSTGMTNSGSESYKDAQSTQMSKDLCQESCNEGGKDPWSLDNIDLLKFSYQVAKGMEFLASKNCIHRDLAARNVLVADCRVVKICDFGLARDIMNDLNYVVKGNARLPVKWMSPESIFECLYTVQSDVWSYGVLLWEIFSLGMSPYPNVVIDAQFYKMIKDGYHMPQPDFAPQEIDLTSCRYTIMKMCWSLEPTLRPTFANIRELIAKLLPNQPSQQNNEDMYPEFQRHLMGKQCDTESVCRDEAQPLMRRSLT
- the csf1rb gene encoding macrophage colony-stimulating factor 1 receptor 1 isoform X1; translated protein: MLCIALLIAVLPCMAKEFPAPVIKLDSYPLNQSEVVWSANKPFILSCDGQADIIWKTRLRKHQKQVSRETLTVKRPTTEYTGTYRCSYKNQTDLYSEIHIYVKDSVKAFTTPQSLIIIQKEGSNYLLDCLVTNPESTEFSLQMANGSAVPSKMNYTADPKRGILVRNLQPSYSGYYVCTVKINGVQKKSDVFQIEIIEKTQKPPAVSLPANRYVRIVGETLHIPCHAENQDHSYNITWTSSEKVLNYKINRDKGCERICFISLLTIHQVNMSDAGNLTCTGQNRAGRNSVTAVLKVVDKPYIQFKPILSSEYKVNGTDIEVMQGDKVELAVQIEAYPEVKQTCWKTPKSNHTHEETFNRINNNDSYMTTMVLRKVGAQDNGHFIFTARSASVNASIIFTVHVYQKPNTFIEWENGIASCMAAGYPIPRIQWFQCEDARAMCSSNQTAAVELMATQSTLGDVREYEPVLVKSVLPVTDANTTLTFECVATNIAGEHRDTFTFKISHLLNTASVWSISVWITVVLIGALCLAILGMLILFYKHRKAHKYEIHWKIIEANEGNHYTFIDPTQLPYDKKLEFPRNKLKLGQVLGAGAFGKVVQATAYGLVKDESFTRVAVKMLKPSAHFEEKEALMSELKILNYIGPHENIVNLLGACTQGGPMLMITEYCCQGDLLNFLRQRAETFVNNNLGVQSFPENSNLYKNVAIQQNHSTGMTNSGSESYKDAQSTQMSKDLCQESCNEGGKDPWSLDNIDLLKFSYQVAKGMEFLASKNCIHRDLAARNVLVADCRVVKICDFGLARDIMNDLNYVVKGNARLPVKWMSPESIFECLYTVQSDVWSYGVLLWEIFSLGMSPYPNVVIDAQFYKMIKDGYHMPQPDFAPQEIDLTSCRYTIMKMCWSLEPTLRPTFANIRELIAKLLPNQPSQDVKVSSLQQNNEDMYPEFQRHLMGKQCDTESVCRDEAQPLMRRSLT
- the csf1rb gene encoding macrophage colony-stimulating factor 1 receptor 1 isoform X4; the protein is MLCIALLIAVLPCMAKEFPAPVIKLDSYPLNQSEVVWSANKPFILSCDGQADIIWKTRLRKHQKQVSRETLTVKRPTTEYTGTYRCSYKNQTDLYSEIHIYVKDSVKAFTTPQSLIIIQKEGSNYLLDCLVTNPESTEFSLQMANGSAVPSKMNYTADPKRGILVRNLQPSYSGYYVCTVKINGVQKKSDVFQIEIIEKTQKPPAVSLPANRYVRIVGETLHIPCHAENQDHSYNITWTSSEKVLNYKINRDKGCERICFISLLTIHQVNMSDAGNLTCTGQNRAGRNSVTAVLKVVDKPYIQFKPILSSEYKVNGTDIEVMQGDKVELAVQIEAYPEVKQTCWKTPKSNHTHEETFNRINNNDSYMTTMVLRKVGAQDNGHFIFTARSASVNASIIFTVHVYQKPNTFIEWENGIASCMAAGYPIPRIQWFQCEDARAMCSSNQTAAVELMATQSTLGDVREYEPVLVKSVLPVTDANTTLTFECVATNIAGEHRDTFTFKISHLLNTASVWSISVWITVVLIGALCLAILGMLILFYKHRKAHKYEIHWKIIEANEGNHYTFIDPTQLPYDKKLEFPRNKLKLGQVLGAGAFGKVVQATAYGLVKDESFTRVAVKMLKPSAHFEEKEALMSELKILNYIGPHENIVNLLGACTQGGPMLMITEYCCQGDLLNFLRQRAETFVNNNLGVQSFPENSNLYKNVAIQQNHSTGMTNSGSESYKDAQSTQMSKDLCQESCNEGGKDPWSLDNIDLLKFSYQVAKGMEFLASKNCIHRDLAARNVLVADCRVVKICDFGLARDIMNDLNYVVKGNARLPVKWMSPESIFECLYTVQSDVWSYGVLLWEIFSLGMSPYPNVVIDAQFYKMIKDGYHMPQPDFAPQEIDLTSCRYTIMKMCWSLEPTLRPTFANIRELIAKLLPNQPSQNNEDMYPEFQRHLMGKQCDTESVCRDEAQPLMRRSLT
- the csf1rb gene encoding macrophage colony-stimulating factor 1 receptor isoform X5, producing MLCIALLIAVLPCMAKEFPAPVIKLDSYPLNQSEVVWSANKPFILSCDGQADIIWKTRLRKHQKQVSRETLTVKRPTTEYTGTYRCSYKNQTDLYSEIHIYVKDSVKAFTTPQSLIIIQKEGSNYLLDCLVTNPESTEFSLQMANGSAVPSKMNYTADPKRGILVRNLQPSYSGYYVCTVKINGVQKKSDVFQIEIIEKTQKPPAVSLPANRYVRIVGETLHIPCHAENQDHSYNITWTSSEKVLNYKINRDKGCERICFISLLTIHQVNMSDAGNLTCTGQNRAGRNSVTAVLKVVDKPYIQFKPILSSEYKVNGTDIEVMQGDKVELAVQIEAYPEVKQTCWKTPKSNHTHEETFNRINNNDSYMTTMVLRKVGAQDNGHFIFTARSASVNASIIFTVHVYQKPNTFIEWENGIASCMAAGYPIPRIQWFQCEDARAMCSSNQTAAVELMATQSTLGDVREYEPVLVKSVLPVTDANTTLTFECVATNIAGEHRDTFTFKISHLLNTASVWSISVWITVVLIGALCLAILGMLILFYKHRKAHKYEIHWKIIEANEGNHYTFIDPTQLPYDKKLEFPRNKLKLGQVLGAGAFGKVVQATAYGLVKDESFTRVAVKMLKPSAHFEEKEALMSELKILNYIGPHENIVNLLGACTQGGPMLMITEYCCQGDLLNFLRQRAETFVNNNLGVQSFPENSNLYKNVAIQQNHSTGMTNSGSESYKDAQSTQMSKDLCQESCNEGGKDPWSLDNIDLLKFSYQVAKGMEFLASKNCIHRDLAARNVLVADCRVVKICDFGLARDIMNDLNYVVKGNARLPVKWMSPESIFECLYTVQSDVWSYGVLLWEIFSLGMSPYPNVVIDAQFYKMIKDGYHMPQPDFAPQEMYTIMKMCWSLEPTLRPTFANIRELIAKLLPNQPSQQNNEDMYPEFQRHLMGKQCDTESVCRDEAQPLMRRSLT
- the csf1rb gene encoding macrophage colony-stimulating factor 1 receptor isoform X6, with translation MLCIALLIAVLPCMAKEFPAPVIKLDSYPLNQSEVVWSANKPFILSCDGQADIIWKTRLRKHQKQVSRETLTVKRPTTEYTGTYRCSYKNQTDLYSEIHIYVKDSVKAFTTPQSLIIIQKEGSNYLLDCLVTNPESTEFSLQMANGSAVPSKMNYTADPKRGILVRNLQPSYSGYYVCTVKINGVQKKSDVFQIEIIEKTQKPPAVSLPANRYVRIVGETLHIPCHAENQDHSYNITWTSSEKVLNYKINRDKGCERICFISLLTIHQVNMSDAGNLTCTGQNRAGRNSVTAVLKVVDKPYIQFKPILSSEYKVNGTDIEVMQGDKVELAVQIEAYPEVKQTCWKTPKSNHTHEETFNRINNNDSYMTTMVLRKVGAQDNGHFIFTARSASVNASIIFTVHVYQKPNTFIEWENGIASCMAAGYPIPRIQWFQCEDARAMCSSNQTAAVELMATQSTLGDVREYEPVLVKSVLPVTDANTTLTFECVATNIAGEHRDTFTFKISHLLNTASVWSISVWITVVLIGALCLAILGMLILFYKHRKAHKYEIHWKIIEANEGNHYTFIDPTQLPYDKKLEFPRNKLKLGQVLGAGAFGKVVQATAYGLVKDESFTRVAVKMLKPSAHFEEKEALMSELKILNYIGPHENIVNLLGACTQGGPMLMITEYCCQGDLLNFLRQRAETFVNNNLGVQSFPENSNLYKNVAIQQNHSTGMTNSGSESYKDAQSTQMSKDLCQESCNEGGKDPWSLDNIDLLKFSYQVAKGMEFLASKNCIHRDLAARNVLVADCRVVKICDFGLARDIMNDLNYVVKGNARLPVKWMSPESIFECLYTVQSDVWSYGVLLWEIFSLGMSPYPNVVIDAQFYKMIKDGYHMPQPDFAPQEMYTIMKMCWSLEPTLRPTFANIRELIAKLLPNQPSQNNEDMYPEFQRHLMGKQCDTESVCRDEAQPLMRRSLT
- the csf1rb gene encoding macrophage colony-stimulating factor 1 receptor 1 isoform X2 — its product is MLCIALLIAVLPCMAKEFPAPVIKLDSYPLNQSEVVWSANKPFILSCDGQADIIWKTRLRKHQKQVSRETLTVKRPTTEYTGTYRCSYKNQTDLYSEIHIYVKDSVKAFTTPQSLIIIQKEGSNYLLDCLVTNPESTEFSLQMANGSAVPSKMNYTADPKRGILVRNLQPSYSGYYVCTVKINGVQKKSDVFQIEIIEKTQKPPAVSLPANRYVRIVGETLHIPCHAENQDHSYNITWTSSEKVLNYKINRDKGCERICFISLLTIHQVNMSDAGNLTCTGQNRAGRNSVTAVLKVVDKPYIQFKPILSSEYKVNGTDIEVMQGDKVELAVQIEAYPEVKQTCWKTPKSNHTHEETFNRINNNDSYMTTMVLRKVGAQDNGHFIFTARSASVNASIIFTVHVYQKPNTFIEWENGIASCMAAGYPIPRIQWFQCEDARAMCSSNQTAAVELMATQSTLGDVREYEPVLVKSVLPVTDANTTLTFECVATNIAGEHRDTFTFKISHLLNTASVWSISVWITVVLIGALCLAILGMLILFYKHRKAHKYEIHWKIIEANEGNHYTFIDPTQLPYDKKLEFPRNKLKLGQVLGAGAFGKVVQATAYGLVKDESFTRVAVKMLKPSAHFEEKEALMSELKILNYIGPHENIVNLLGACTQGGPMLMITEYCCQGDLLNFLRQRAETFVNNNLGVQSFPENSNLYKNVAIQQNHSTGMTNSGSESYKDAQSTQMSKDLCQESCNEGGKDPWSLDNIDLLKFSYQVAKGMEFLASKNCIHRDLAARNVLVADCRVVKICDFGLARDIMNDLNYVVKGNARLPVKWMSPESIFECLYTVQSDVWSYGVLLWEIFSLGMSPYPNVVIDAQFYKMIKDGYHMPQPDFAPQEMYTIMKMCWSLEPTLRPTFANIRELIAKLLPNQPSQDVKVSSLQQNNEDMYPEFQRHLMGKQCDTESVCRDEAQPLMRRSLT